The Longimicrobium sp. sequence GCCGCGTGGTCGCACCACCGCTCCAGACGACGGTGGCCTCGGCACGCCGCGCCTGGGTATCGACGGTCAGCACCACCTCGGTCACCACCAGCCGCAGCAGGCGCTTGCGGTCCACATCGGTCGTGGTCGCGGCGTGCCAGAGCGCCGGCAAGTCAGCGGCCAGGTCCCGCACGGTCCGCTGCTCGGTCTCATCGAGCGGCAGCAGCTCGGTCCGCCGCACGACCGCGTATTCCTGCTCCAGCTGCTCGAGCGCCTGCAGGGCGGCGTTCCAGCGCGTCTCCAGGCTGCGCGCGACCAAGCGGTTCTCCGGCTCGATCGCGTCATACTGGCGCTGGGCGCGTTGCGCCTCGTAGCGGGCGCGTTCGATCCGCAGCTGCCAGTGGCGGTCGAGCGCTTGGCGCTCCCGCTCGAGCACGGCCAGCGCCGCCAAGGTGGTCTCGATCGCCGCCGGCCGGACCGCCTCCAAGAACAGCGCACCCAGCGTGTGATCCAGGTGGGCGATCGGGAAGGCCTGGCACAAGGAGGCGGCGTAGTCGGTCTGCGCCCGGCAGCACTGGTAGCGCAGATAGTGGCTGCCGTGGCTGACGTTCATCCGCCGCCCGCAGCGACCGCAGCCCACGAGGCCCTGCAGCAGCGCCCGGCCCTCGCGTGGTGCTCCGCGCCCCTTGGCCGCGAAGTTGTAGAGGTTGTCCCGCAGGTGCCGCCGGTTCACGAGATACTGGTCGTG is a genomic window containing:
- a CDS encoding recombinase zinc beta ribbon domain-containing protein produces the protein HDQYLVNRRHLRDNLYNFAAKGRGAPREGRALLQGLVGCGRCGRRMNVSHGSHYLRYQCCRAQTDYAASLCQAFPIAHLDHTLGALFLEAVRPAAIETTLAALAVLERERQALDRHWQLRIERARYEAQRAQRQYDAIEPENRLVARSLETRWNAALQALEQLEQEYAVVRRTELLPLDETEQRTVRDLAADLPALWHAATTTDVDRKRLLRLVVTEVVLTVDTQARRAEATVVWSGGATTRHEVRCPPLGWHGRTKDGVVARLRQLAQTLPDHKVAERLNAEGLPTRTGKAWTYARVHSMRKQHGIATACPLHTREAARRADGLLPAAAAAQCLGVSSSLIHLWVQQGMLVHDQRRSASRVWVRLDEGDLARLDGSSPAVPHLPGFGEMMRAKHLSRDELWDRVRRGEYRAFRARRGQCWEWRLQRSPTPDVGRGSEETDHHE